The DNA region CCAGTGGTTCAGCCGGTCGTCGACGTACGTCGGCTCCGGGGGAGTGCTGGGGGGCCAGGCATCGGCAGGGGCGTGGGCGATGGGGTCGCTCGTGGAGGTCACCCCGGTGATTGTGGTGGAGGTCACACGCCGGCACAAGCGAATCGGACAGGTGTGCCGATCGCTGGACGGGGTCCGCGGGGTCCGCTGGTGCCCGGTGCCGGTGGCTCCGGGCTGTGACAGTTGCTTCTGGCTCAGACCGGGAGGCCGAGGTCGCGCAGCGCGCGGCGGGCGGACCCGGCGTCGGTGAACCGCACCCCGGCCATCCCGACCGCTCGCGCCCCCTCCACGTTGTGCTCGACGTCGTCGAGGAAGACCAGCGAGTCCGGGGTGAGCCCCGCGCGCTGCGCGGCGAGCCGATAGATCCGCGGGTCGGGCTTGGTGATGCCCTCCTCGCCGGAGACGACCACGTCGCGCAGGTGTGCCAGCACCGGGAAGCGACCGTCCGCGTGGGCGCGGAAGGTCTCCGCGGAGAAGTTGGTCAGCCCGATCTGGTGGACCCCGGCGGCGGCCAGGTCGGCGACCAGCTCGGCCGAGTCCTCCTTCGGTGACAGCGCGCGGGCGAAGTTGCGGTGGTACGCGGAGGCGGCGGCGTGCCACCGGGGGGCGGTCCGTCGTACCTCCTCGAGGGCGTCGGACCAGGGGCGCCCGGCGTCGCAGGCCAGGTTCCACGGCCCGAAGTCGAACTCGGCGAAGAAGCGGCGCGCCTCCTCCTCACCCACACCGTCGGCGACCGGGGCGAGCGGGTCCCAGTCGATGAGGACGTTGCCCAGATCCCACACGACCCCGGTCACCGCGAGGGTGGCCGGGGTCGTGGCGGGCGTGGGGCTCTGGCTCAGGCCCACCGCTGCTCGCGGGGGACGAAGTCCAGGGTGCGCTCGCCGGTGTAGATCTGCTTCGGGCGGGCGATCTTCTGCTCCTTGTCCTGGACCAGCTCCAGCCACTGGGCCAGCCAGCCCGGGGTCCGGCCGATCGCGAAGAGGACGGTGAACATCTCCGGCGGGAACTGCAGCGCCTCGTAGATCAGGCCCGAGTAGAAGTCCACGTTGGGGTAGAGCTTGCGCTTGACGAAGTACTCGTCCTCGAGCGCGATCTTCTCCAGCTCCTGGGCGACCTCGAGCAGCGGGTTGACCCCGGTGACCTCGAAGACGTCGTCGCAGGCCTTCTTGATGATCCGGGCGCGCGGGTCGTAGTTCTTGTACACCCGGTGGCCGAAGCCCATCAGGCGCTCGTTGCCGTTCTTGACGCCCTCGATGAAGGCCGGGATCTCGGACTTGTTGCCGATCCGGCGCAGCATCCGCAGCACCGCCTCGTTCGCGCCGCCGTGCAGCGGGCCGTAGAGGGCGCCGATGCCGGCCGCGACCGCCGAGTACGGGTCGACCTGGGAGGAGCCGACCGAGCGCACCGCGTTGGTCGAGCAGTTCTGCTCGTGGTCGGCGTGCAGGATGAAGAGCGTGTCCAGCGCCTTGGCGATGCGCGGGTCGGGGTCGTACTTGACCTCGCTCATCTTGAACAGCATGGACAGGAAGTTCTCCGCGTAGGAGAGGTCGTTGTCCGGGTAGACGTACGGCTTGCCCTGCGCGTGGCGGAACGACCAGGCGCCCAGGGTCGGCATCTTCGCGATCATCCGGACCATCTGCAGGTGCCGGTTGTCGGCGTCGT from Nocardioides sambongensis includes:
- a CDS encoding HAD family hydrolase — translated: MTGVVWDLGNVLIDWDPLAPVADGVGEEEARRFFAEFDFGPWNLACDAGRPWSDALEEVRRTAPRWHAAASAYHRNFARALSPKEDSAELVADLAAAGVHQIGLTNFSAETFRAHADGRFPVLAHLRDVVVSGEEGITKPDPRIYRLAAQRAGLTPDSLVFLDDVEHNVEGARAVGMAGVRFTDAGSARRALRDLGLPV
- a CDS encoding citrate synthase — translated: MTDSLTVRDNRTGTEYEIPITDGTIRAADLGQIKTADDLPGLATYDPGFVNTASCRSSVTFIDGEKGILEYRGYPIEQLAESSNFLEVAYLLIHGSLPSKAEYDAWVHEITYHTFVHENVKTFMQGFRYDAHPMGMLMASVGALSTFYPESGRIDDADNRHLQMVRMIAKMPTLGAWSFRHAQGKPYVYPDNDLSYAENFLSMLFKMSEVKYDPDPRIAKALDTLFILHADHEQNCSTNAVRSVGSSQVDPYSAVAAGIGALYGPLHGGANEAVLRMLRRIGNKSEIPAFIEGVKNGNERLMGFGHRVYKNYDPRARIIKKACDDVFEVTGVNPLLEVAQELEKIALEDEYFVKRKLYPNVDFYSGLIYEALQFPPEMFTVLFAIGRTPGWLAQWLELVQDKEQKIARPKQIYTGERTLDFVPREQRWA